A window of Mucilaginibacter robiniae genomic DNA:
TATTTGTAAATTGCCCTATGTCTAGCTGCAATTCCTCAAATTGAGTTCAGATCCGATTTGTTGAGTTTGGGTAGCTTTACCAGTCAGTTCCAATGTTTCTCAATACATTTCAGAGTACTTCAACAGAGATGATTTTATAATAGCTTATTATTGAACATTATTAACGGTTGATGGCCGCAGGTTGGTGAACTGATAAAAAGTGTTACTGAATGAAGACAAGCTTTGGTAACCAATGGCATAGGCTATTTCACTCATAGACATATTAGTTTGTAATATCATTTCAAAAGCTTTAACCATTCTCAATAGCTTCAAATATTGCAAGAACGATATGCCTAACGTAGCTTGAAACAAACGGGAAAGTGAACGCCTGCTTAGGCCAAAGCGATCGCCAATACTTTGGATGGTATGAGGGTCGGAGATATGAATATCAATATAACTCATAATTACGCGCATCCGTTCATTATCAGTAGTGGGCAGGGCAATTGGAAGTACACGGGTGCTGATTTCAGGTAATATATTTTTAATCGTGGTTAAAAATTGATAGCGGCTATCTTTCGGCCCTATGGGGCCTTCCCACTTATCGGTGTATTTAATCATCTGTAACAACAAATCATTAATAGGATAGATGCCTACCTGGTTGTAAAATGGGTTTTTATCATCATCAAAAGCATAAAAGAAAATAGACCGCAAAACTGTGGCAGAATGACTAACCTTTAAAATATGTTCTAAACCTTGCGGTATCCAAAAGTAATGGCGGGCGGGTATAACAAAAGTTTTGTTTTCAATGTGTACGTAGGCAATTCCTCCTTCTACGTATGATAACTGTCCTTTTTTATGCTGATGAACAGGGATGTATCTTTCCAGCTTTTCGTGTAATACATAAGCAGATTGCGGCCACTCGTCAATACTAGGCAGTGATGCTATTAACCCCATAAAAAATATCTAAAGCCTTTATTATAGTACCAAAGCAAAGGCTGTTTAAAACCATATTGATGAGCCTAATTCAGCAGATCACAGCTTGGCCCGAATCATCAAATATATGGCTTATTAAGAAGAATTTCATCCTGAGAAGAGCTATAATTTCGCATTGATTAAAAATGTGTACAAGTAAGAAATTCGTCCTTTTTGCAATGTGTAGTTGGGTTTGTACTCAGGCTTACTGCCAGCAAAAGCAACCTGCAGATTCTGCACTTCATTTGTCATTGCCAACGGTGTGGCAAATGGCTGATAGGTACAACAAAACCAACCAGGTAAAAAAGTTACAGGTAGATCAGGTTAAAGAAAGTATTCTGGATTCGAAAGCTGAAAGATTACCGGAAATCACAACATCTGGCAATTTTGAGGAGGCATCTAATCTTCCTATATATAACAATGGTATATTTAATTCACCCATTCAGCATGCTATAGTTCATACCCGCTACAAAATAGGCGTAGATGGTTATTTGAACATTTACAACGGTAGCAAAACAAACCTGAAAATAGCAGAGCAGAATGTACTGAAAGATCTTGAAATAATTCGTCAGCAATCTACTGCGGCAGATGTTCGGTTGCTGGCTGCTGCTTATTACTTGGATTTAAAAAAGAGCTACATATTCAAATCTTTAGTTATCAAGAATATTGAAGATCAGGAAAAGCAACTGGCTAAAATCAAGGTGTTTCTGCAACAAGGTGCTATTTTAAAAAGTGATTTGTTGCGTGCAGAACTTAAAGTATCGCATCAACGCGTGTCGCTCTTACAGATAGAGAATGATATACTCATTGGTAATCAGAAGTTAAACATTCTAATAGGGCAACCGGACAACCAAGTGATTATACCGGTTGATGATTTGCAAACCGGCAAATTTGACCTTAAATCATATGATGAGTATTTAGCGTTGTTAACGGCGCATGCCTATGATGCTAGGCTAGCAAGCCGAGAAACATCACTCAGTGAAATTCGCTTAAAAAACATCAAATCTAATGTTTCGCTCAAAGTAGGACTGTATAGTAACTTTCAATATGCTTATCCGGAAAACTTTCTTTATCCCTATTATGCCAGTATCTATTCATTGGGCGTGGCCGGAGTTAGGGTATCATTTCCTATATCCGGATTTTATTTGAATACACATAAGCAAAAGGTAGCTGCTATTGAGGTTCAAAAACAGCAAATAATTGCATCTGATGTTCAGGATAAGGTACGTCAGCGGTTGAATGAGGCTTATCTA
This region includes:
- a CDS encoding helix-turn-helix domain-containing protein; this translates as MGLIASLPSIDEWPQSAYVLHEKLERYIPVHQHKKGQLSYVEGGIAYVHIENKTFVIPARHYFWIPQGLEHILKVSHSATVLRSIFFYAFDDDKNPFYNQVGIYPINDLLLQMIKYTDKWEGPIGPKDSRYQFLTTIKNILPEISTRVLPIALPTTDNERMRVIMSYIDIHISDPHTIQSIGDRFGLSRRSLSRLFQATLGISFLQYLKLLRMVKAFEMILQTNMSMSEIAYAIGYQSLSSFSNTFYQFTNLRPSTVNNVQ
- a CDS encoding TolC family protein, which codes for MADRYNKTNQVKKLQVDQVKESILDSKAERLPEITTSGNFEEASNLPIYNNGIFNSPIQHAIVHTRYKIGVDGYLNIYNGSKTNLKIAEQNVLKDLEIIRQQSTAADVRLLAAAYYLDLKKSYIFKSLVIKNIEDQEKQLAKIKVFLQQGAILKSDLLRAELKVSHQRVSLLQIENDILIGNQKLNILIGQPDNQVIIPVDDLQTGKFDLKSYDEYLALLTAHAYDARLASRETSLSEIRLKNIKSNVSLKVGLYSNFQYAYPENFLYPYYASIYSLGVAGVRVSFPISGFYLNTHKQKVAAIEVQKQQIIASDVQDKVRQRLNEAYLRFKESLTKVDVAKVNVAQATENYRIVRNTYFNQASLITDLLDADVQLLQTNFDLVGAEVAAQLQYYQLQNVLGNL